In one window of Balaenoptera musculus isolate JJ_BM4_2016_0621 chromosome 10, mBalMus1.pri.v3, whole genome shotgun sequence DNA:
- the PCBP2 gene encoding poly(rC)-binding protein 2 isoform X8 has protein sequence MDTGVIEGGLNVTLTIRLLMHGKEVGSIIGKKGESVKKMREESGARINISEGNCPERIITLAGPTNAIFKAFAMIIDKLEEDISSSMTNSTAASRPPVTLRLVVPASQCGSLIGKGGCKIKEIRESTGAQVQVAGDMLPNSTERAITIAGIPQSIIECVKQICVVMLETLSQSPPKGVTIPYRPKPSSSPVIFAGGQDRYSTGSDSASFPHTTPSMCLNPDLEGPPLELTKLHQLAMQQSHFPMTHGNTGFSGLDASAQTTSHELTIPNDLIGCIIGRQGAKINEIRQMSGAQIKIANPVEGSTDRQVTITGSAASISLAQYLINVSLENAKPSSQAASVTIPDHLSINLSQPSTPSSSSSSSTTTPSLATAGTSDAPSSLPNPLPTAPCVSSLLGMKPIPLLALNVVSAAKGAGASATTTTTSAVPCVTNKLKSEKQRFSPY, from the exons ATGGACACCGGTGTGATTGAAGGTGGATTAAATGTCACTCTCACCATCCGGCTACTTATGCATGGAAAG GAAGTTGGCAGTATCATCGGAAAG AAAGGAGAATCAGTTAAGAAGATGCGTGAGGAG AGTGGTGCACGTATCAACATCTCAGAAGGGAATTGTCCTGAGAGGATTATCACTTTGGCTGGACCCACTAATGCCATCTTCAAAGCCTTTGCTATGATCATTGATAAACTGGAAGAG GACATCAGCAGCTCTATGACCAATAGCACAGCTGCCAGTAGACCCCCAGTCACCCTGAGGCTGGTGGTCCCTGCTAGTCAGTGTGGCTCTCTCATTGGGAAAGGTGGTTGCAAGATCAAGGAAATACGTGAG AGTACAGGGGCTCAGGTCCAGGTGGCAGGGGATATGCTCCCCAACTCAACTGAGCGGGCCATCACTATTGCTGGCATTCCGCAGTCCATCATTGAGTGTGTGAAACAGATCTGCGTGGTCATGTTGGAG actCTCTCCCAGTCCCCCCCGAAGGGCGTGACCATCCCGTACCGGCCCAAGCCGTCCAGTTCTCCAGTCATCTTTGCAGGTGGTCAG GACAGGTACAGCACAGGCAGCGACAGTGCGAGCTTTCCCCACACCACCCCGTCCATGTGCCTCAACCCTGACCTGGAGGGACCACCTCTAGAG TTGACCAAGCTGCACCAGTTGGCAATGCAACAGTCTCATTTTCCCATGACGCATGGCAACACCGGATTCAGTG GTTTGGATGCATCTGCTCAGACTACTTCTCATGAACTCACCATTCCAAACGAT TTGATTGGCTGCATAATCGGGCGTCAAGGCGCCAAAATCAATGAGATCCGTCAGATGTCTGGGGCGCAGATCAAAATTGCGAACCCAGTGGAAGGATCTACTGATAGGCAGGTTACCATCACTGGATCTGCTGCCAGCATTAGCCTGGCTCAATATCTAATCAATGTCAG TTTAGAAAACGCTAAACCCTCCTCCCAGGCAGCCTCCGTCACGATCCCTGATCACCTCAGCATCAACCTCTCTCAACCCTCcaccccttcttcttcttcttcctcctccaccaccaccccctcgcTCGCCACAGCGGGGACCTCCGACGCACCCTCCAGCCTCCCCAACCCTCTTCCGACCGCCCCTTGTGTCTCCAGTCTGCTTGGCATGAAACCCATCCCTCTCCTGGCTCTAAATGTTGTGTCTGCTGCTAAGGGTGCCGGGGCTTCagctaccaccaccaccacctctgccGTGCCATGTGTAACTAACAAACTGAAAAGCGAGAAACAGAGATTCTCTCCCTACTGA
- the PCBP2 gene encoding poly(rC)-binding protein 2 isoform X28: MDTGVIEGGLNVTLTIRLLMHGKEVGSIIGKKGESVKKMREESGARINISEGNCPERIITLAGPTNAIFKAFAMIIDKLEEDISSSMTNSTAASRPPVTLRLVVPASQCGSLIGKGGCKIKEIRESTGAQVQVAGDMLPNSTERAITIAGIPQSIIECVKQICVVMLESPPKGVTIPYRPKPSSSPVIFAGGQAYTIQGQYAIPQPDLTKLHQLAMQQSHFPMTHGNTGFSGLDASAQTTSHELTIPNDLIGCIIGRQGAKINEIRQMSGAQIKIANPVEGSTDRQVTITGSAASISLAQYLINVRLSSETGGMGSS; this comes from the exons ATGGACACCGGTGTGATTGAAGGTGGATTAAATGTCACTCTCACCATCCGGCTACTTATGCATGGAAAG GAAGTTGGCAGTATCATCGGAAAG AAAGGAGAATCAGTTAAGAAGATGCGTGAGGAG AGTGGTGCACGTATCAACATCTCAGAAGGGAATTGTCCTGAGAGGATTATCACTTTGGCTGGACCCACTAATGCCATCTTCAAAGCCTTTGCTATGATCATTGATAAACTGGAAGAG GACATCAGCAGCTCTATGACCAATAGCACAGCTGCCAGTAGACCCCCAGTCACCCTGAGGCTGGTGGTCCCTGCTAGTCAGTGTGGCTCTCTCATTGGGAAAGGTGGTTGCAAGATCAAGGAAATACGTGAG AGTACAGGGGCTCAGGTCCAGGTGGCAGGGGATATGCTCCCCAACTCAACTGAGCGGGCCATCACTATTGCTGGCATTCCGCAGTCCATCATTGAGTGTGTGAAACAGATCTGCGTGGTCATGTTGGAG TCCCCCCCGAAGGGCGTGACCATCCCGTACCGGCCCAAGCCGTCCAGTTCTCCAGTCATCTTTGCAGGTGGTCAG GCCTATACCATTCAAGGACAGTATGCCATTCCACAGCCAGAT TTGACCAAGCTGCACCAGTTGGCAATGCAACAGTCTCATTTTCCCATGACGCATGGCAACACCGGATTCAGTG GTTTGGATGCATCTGCTCAGACTACTTCTCATGAACTCACCATTCCAAACGAT TTGATTGGCTGCATAATCGGGCGTCAAGGCGCCAAAATCAATGAGATCCGTCAGATGTCTGGGGCGCAGATCAAAATTGCGAACCCAGTGGAAGGATCTACTGATAGGCAGGTTACCATCACTGGATCTGCTGCCAGCATTAGCCTGGCTCAATATCTAATCAATGTCAG gCTTTCCTCGGAGACGGGTGGCATGGGGAGCAGCTAG
- the PCBP2 gene encoding poly(rC)-binding protein 2 isoform X24, giving the protein MDTGVIEGGLNVTLTIRLLMHGKEVGSIIGKKGESVKKMREESGARINISEGNCPERIITLAGPTNAIFKAFAMIIDKLEEDISSSMTNSTAASRPPVTLRLVVPASQCGSLIGKGGCKIKEIRESTGAQVQVAGDMLPNSTERAITIAGIPQSIIECVKQICVVMLESPPKGVTIPYRPKPSSSPVIFAGGQAYTIQGQYAIPQPDLTKLHQLAMQQSHFPMTHGNTGFSGIESSSPEVKGYWGLDASAQTTSHELTIPNDLIGCIIGRQGAKINEIRQMSGAQIKIANPVEGSTDRQVTITGSAASISLAQYLINVRLSSETGGMGSS; this is encoded by the exons ATGGACACCGGTGTGATTGAAGGTGGATTAAATGTCACTCTCACCATCCGGCTACTTATGCATGGAAAG GAAGTTGGCAGTATCATCGGAAAG AAAGGAGAATCAGTTAAGAAGATGCGTGAGGAG AGTGGTGCACGTATCAACATCTCAGAAGGGAATTGTCCTGAGAGGATTATCACTTTGGCTGGACCCACTAATGCCATCTTCAAAGCCTTTGCTATGATCATTGATAAACTGGAAGAG GACATCAGCAGCTCTATGACCAATAGCACAGCTGCCAGTAGACCCCCAGTCACCCTGAGGCTGGTGGTCCCTGCTAGTCAGTGTGGCTCTCTCATTGGGAAAGGTGGTTGCAAGATCAAGGAAATACGTGAG AGTACAGGGGCTCAGGTCCAGGTGGCAGGGGATATGCTCCCCAACTCAACTGAGCGGGCCATCACTATTGCTGGCATTCCGCAGTCCATCATTGAGTGTGTGAAACAGATCTGCGTGGTCATGTTGGAG TCCCCCCCGAAGGGCGTGACCATCCCGTACCGGCCCAAGCCGTCCAGTTCTCCAGTCATCTTTGCAGGTGGTCAG GCCTATACCATTCAAGGACAGTATGCCATTCCACAGCCAGAT TTGACCAAGCTGCACCAGTTGGCAATGCAACAGTCTCATTTTCCCATGACGCATGGCAACACCGGATTCAGTG GCATTGAATCCAGCTCTCCAGAGGTGAAAGGCTATTGGg GTTTGGATGCATCTGCTCAGACTACTTCTCATGAACTCACCATTCCAAACGAT TTGATTGGCTGCATAATCGGGCGTCAAGGCGCCAAAATCAATGAGATCCGTCAGATGTCTGGGGCGCAGATCAAAATTGCGAACCCAGTGGAAGGATCTACTGATAGGCAGGTTACCATCACTGGATCTGCTGCCAGCATTAGCCTGGCTCAATATCTAATCAATGTCAG gCTTTCCTCGGAGACGGGTGGCATGGGGAGCAGCTAG
- the PCBP2 gene encoding poly(rC)-binding protein 2 isoform X18: MDTGVIEGGLNVTLTIRLLMHGKEVGSIIGKKGESVKKMREESGARINISEGNCPERIITLAGPTNAIFKAFAMIIDKLEEDISSSMTNSTAASRPPVTLRLVVPASQCGSLIGKGGCKIKEIRESTGAQVQVAGDMLPNSTERAITIAGIPQSIIECVKQICVVMLESPPKGVTIPYRPKPSSSPVIFAGGQDRYSTGSDSASFPHTTPSMCLNPDLEGPPLEAYTIQGQYAIPQPDLTKLHQLAMQQSHFPMTHGNTGFSGIESSSPEVKGYWAGLDASAQTTSHELTIPNDLIGCIIGRQGAKINEIRQMSGAQIKIANPVEGSTDRQVTITGSAASISLAQYLINVRLSSETGGMGSS, from the exons ATGGACACCGGTGTGATTGAAGGTGGATTAAATGTCACTCTCACCATCCGGCTACTTATGCATGGAAAG GAAGTTGGCAGTATCATCGGAAAG AAAGGAGAATCAGTTAAGAAGATGCGTGAGGAG AGTGGTGCACGTATCAACATCTCAGAAGGGAATTGTCCTGAGAGGATTATCACTTTGGCTGGACCCACTAATGCCATCTTCAAAGCCTTTGCTATGATCATTGATAAACTGGAAGAG GACATCAGCAGCTCTATGACCAATAGCACAGCTGCCAGTAGACCCCCAGTCACCCTGAGGCTGGTGGTCCCTGCTAGTCAGTGTGGCTCTCTCATTGGGAAAGGTGGTTGCAAGATCAAGGAAATACGTGAG AGTACAGGGGCTCAGGTCCAGGTGGCAGGGGATATGCTCCCCAACTCAACTGAGCGGGCCATCACTATTGCTGGCATTCCGCAGTCCATCATTGAGTGTGTGAAACAGATCTGCGTGGTCATGTTGGAG TCCCCCCCGAAGGGCGTGACCATCCCGTACCGGCCCAAGCCGTCCAGTTCTCCAGTCATCTTTGCAGGTGGTCAG GACAGGTACAGCACAGGCAGCGACAGTGCGAGCTTTCCCCACACCACCCCGTCCATGTGCCTCAACCCTGACCTGGAGGGACCACCTCTAGAG GCCTATACCATTCAAGGACAGTATGCCATTCCACAGCCAGAT TTGACCAAGCTGCACCAGTTGGCAATGCAACAGTCTCATTTTCCCATGACGCATGGCAACACCGGATTCAGTG GCATTGAATCCAGCTCTCCAGAGGTGAAAGGCTATTGGg CAGGTTTGGATGCATCTGCTCAGACTACTTCTCATGAACTCACCATTCCAAACGAT TTGATTGGCTGCATAATCGGGCGTCAAGGCGCCAAAATCAATGAGATCCGTCAGATGTCTGGGGCGCAGATCAAAATTGCGAACCCAGTGGAAGGATCTACTGATAGGCAGGTTACCATCACTGGATCTGCTGCCAGCATTAGCCTGGCTCAATATCTAATCAATGTCAG gCTTTCCTCGGAGACGGGTGGCATGGGGAGCAGCTAG
- the PCBP2 gene encoding poly(rC)-binding protein 2 isoform X2, with product MDTGVIEGGLNVTLTIRLLMHGKEVGSIIGKKGESVKKMREESGARINISEGNCPERIITLAGPTNAIFKAFAMIIDKLEEDISSSMTNSTAASRPPVTLRLVVPASQCGSLIGKGGCKIKEIRESTGAQVQVAGDMLPNSTERAITIAGIPQSIIECVKQICVVMLETLSQSPPKGVTIPYRPKPSSSPVIFAGGQDRYSTGSDSASFPHTTPSMCLNPDLEGPPLEAYTIQGQYAIPQPDLTKLHQLAMQQSHFPMTHGNTGFSGIESSSPEVKGYWGLDASAQTTSHELTIPNDLIGCIIGRQGAKINEIRQMSGAQIKIANPVEGSTDRQVTITGSAASISLAQYLINVSLENAKPSSQAASVTIPDHLSINLSQPSTPSSSSSSSTTTPSLATAGTSDAPSSLPNPLPTAPCVSSLLGMKPIPLLALNVVSAAKGAGASATTTTTSAVPCVTNKLKSEKQRFSPY from the exons ATGGACACCGGTGTGATTGAAGGTGGATTAAATGTCACTCTCACCATCCGGCTACTTATGCATGGAAAG GAAGTTGGCAGTATCATCGGAAAG AAAGGAGAATCAGTTAAGAAGATGCGTGAGGAG AGTGGTGCACGTATCAACATCTCAGAAGGGAATTGTCCTGAGAGGATTATCACTTTGGCTGGACCCACTAATGCCATCTTCAAAGCCTTTGCTATGATCATTGATAAACTGGAAGAG GACATCAGCAGCTCTATGACCAATAGCACAGCTGCCAGTAGACCCCCAGTCACCCTGAGGCTGGTGGTCCCTGCTAGTCAGTGTGGCTCTCTCATTGGGAAAGGTGGTTGCAAGATCAAGGAAATACGTGAG AGTACAGGGGCTCAGGTCCAGGTGGCAGGGGATATGCTCCCCAACTCAACTGAGCGGGCCATCACTATTGCTGGCATTCCGCAGTCCATCATTGAGTGTGTGAAACAGATCTGCGTGGTCATGTTGGAG actCTCTCCCAGTCCCCCCCGAAGGGCGTGACCATCCCGTACCGGCCCAAGCCGTCCAGTTCTCCAGTCATCTTTGCAGGTGGTCAG GACAGGTACAGCACAGGCAGCGACAGTGCGAGCTTTCCCCACACCACCCCGTCCATGTGCCTCAACCCTGACCTGGAGGGACCACCTCTAGAG GCCTATACCATTCAAGGACAGTATGCCATTCCACAGCCAGAT TTGACCAAGCTGCACCAGTTGGCAATGCAACAGTCTCATTTTCCCATGACGCATGGCAACACCGGATTCAGTG GCATTGAATCCAGCTCTCCAGAGGTGAAAGGCTATTGGg GTTTGGATGCATCTGCTCAGACTACTTCTCATGAACTCACCATTCCAAACGAT TTGATTGGCTGCATAATCGGGCGTCAAGGCGCCAAAATCAATGAGATCCGTCAGATGTCTGGGGCGCAGATCAAAATTGCGAACCCAGTGGAAGGATCTACTGATAGGCAGGTTACCATCACTGGATCTGCTGCCAGCATTAGCCTGGCTCAATATCTAATCAATGTCAG TTTAGAAAACGCTAAACCCTCCTCCCAGGCAGCCTCCGTCACGATCCCTGATCACCTCAGCATCAACCTCTCTCAACCCTCcaccccttcttcttcttcttcctcctccaccaccaccccctcgcTCGCCACAGCGGGGACCTCCGACGCACCCTCCAGCCTCCCCAACCCTCTTCCGACCGCCCCTTGTGTCTCCAGTCTGCTTGGCATGAAACCCATCCCTCTCCTGGCTCTAAATGTTGTGTCTGCTGCTAAGGGTGCCGGGGCTTCagctaccaccaccaccacctctgccGTGCCATGTGTAACTAACAAACTGAAAAGCGAGAAACAGAGATTCTCTCCCTACTGA
- the PCBP2 gene encoding poly(rC)-binding protein 2 isoform X11 encodes MDTGVIEGGLNVTLTIRLLMHGKEVGSIIGKKGESVKKMREESGARINISEGNCPERIITLAGPTNAIFKAFAMIIDKLEEDISSSMTNSTAASRPPVTLRLVVPASQCGSLIGKGGCKIKEIRESTGAQVQVAGDMLPNSTERAITIAGIPQSIIECVKQICVVMLETLSQSPPKGVTIPYRPKPSSSPVIFAGGQAYTIQGQYAIPQPDLTKLHQLAMQQSHFPMTHGNTGFSAGLDASAQTTSHELTIPNDLIGCIIGRQGAKINEIRQMSGAQIKIANPVEGSTDRQVTITGSAASISLAQYLINVSLENAKPSSQAASVTIPDHLSINLSQPSTPSSSSSSSTTTPSLATAGTSDAPSSLPNPLPTAPCVSSLLGMKPIPLLALNVVSAAKGAGASATTTTTSAVPCVTNKLKSEKQRFSPY; translated from the exons ATGGACACCGGTGTGATTGAAGGTGGATTAAATGTCACTCTCACCATCCGGCTACTTATGCATGGAAAG GAAGTTGGCAGTATCATCGGAAAG AAAGGAGAATCAGTTAAGAAGATGCGTGAGGAG AGTGGTGCACGTATCAACATCTCAGAAGGGAATTGTCCTGAGAGGATTATCACTTTGGCTGGACCCACTAATGCCATCTTCAAAGCCTTTGCTATGATCATTGATAAACTGGAAGAG GACATCAGCAGCTCTATGACCAATAGCACAGCTGCCAGTAGACCCCCAGTCACCCTGAGGCTGGTGGTCCCTGCTAGTCAGTGTGGCTCTCTCATTGGGAAAGGTGGTTGCAAGATCAAGGAAATACGTGAG AGTACAGGGGCTCAGGTCCAGGTGGCAGGGGATATGCTCCCCAACTCAACTGAGCGGGCCATCACTATTGCTGGCATTCCGCAGTCCATCATTGAGTGTGTGAAACAGATCTGCGTGGTCATGTTGGAG actCTCTCCCAGTCCCCCCCGAAGGGCGTGACCATCCCGTACCGGCCCAAGCCGTCCAGTTCTCCAGTCATCTTTGCAGGTGGTCAG GCCTATACCATTCAAGGACAGTATGCCATTCCACAGCCAGAT TTGACCAAGCTGCACCAGTTGGCAATGCAACAGTCTCATTTTCCCATGACGCATGGCAACACCGGATTCAGTG CAGGTTTGGATGCATCTGCTCAGACTACTTCTCATGAACTCACCATTCCAAACGAT TTGATTGGCTGCATAATCGGGCGTCAAGGCGCCAAAATCAATGAGATCCGTCAGATGTCTGGGGCGCAGATCAAAATTGCGAACCCAGTGGAAGGATCTACTGATAGGCAGGTTACCATCACTGGATCTGCTGCCAGCATTAGCCTGGCTCAATATCTAATCAATGTCAG TTTAGAAAACGCTAAACCCTCCTCCCAGGCAGCCTCCGTCACGATCCCTGATCACCTCAGCATCAACCTCTCTCAACCCTCcaccccttcttcttcttcttcctcctccaccaccaccccctcgcTCGCCACAGCGGGGACCTCCGACGCACCCTCCAGCCTCCCCAACCCTCTTCCGACCGCCCCTTGTGTCTCCAGTCTGCTTGGCATGAAACCCATCCCTCTCCTGGCTCTAAATGTTGTGTCTGCTGCTAAGGGTGCCGGGGCTTCagctaccaccaccaccacctctgccGTGCCATGTGTAACTAACAAACTGAAAAGCGAGAAACAGAGATTCTCTCCCTACTGA
- the PCBP2 gene encoding poly(rC)-binding protein 2 isoform X9: MDTGVIEGGLNVTLTIRLLMHGKEVGSIIGKKGESVKKMREESGARINISEGNCPERIITLAGPTNAIFKAFAMIIDKLEEDISSSMTNSTAASRPPVTLRLVVPASQCGSLIGKGGCKIKEIRESTGAQVQVAGDMLPNSTERAITIAGIPQSIIECVKQICVVMLETLSQSPPKGVTIPYRPKPSSSPVIFAGGQAYTIQGQYAIPQPDLTKLHQLAMQQSHFPMTHGNTGFSGIESSSPEVKGYWAGLDASAQTTSHELTIPNDLIGCIIGRQGAKINEIRQMSGAQIKIANPVEGSTDRQVTITGSAASISLAQYLINVSLENAKPSSQAASVTIPDHLSINLSQPSTPSSSSSSSTTTPSLATAGTSDAPSSLPNPLPTAPCVSSLLGMKPIPLLALNVVSAAKGAGASATTTTTSAVPCVTNKLKSEKQRFSPY, from the exons ATGGACACCGGTGTGATTGAAGGTGGATTAAATGTCACTCTCACCATCCGGCTACTTATGCATGGAAAG GAAGTTGGCAGTATCATCGGAAAG AAAGGAGAATCAGTTAAGAAGATGCGTGAGGAG AGTGGTGCACGTATCAACATCTCAGAAGGGAATTGTCCTGAGAGGATTATCACTTTGGCTGGACCCACTAATGCCATCTTCAAAGCCTTTGCTATGATCATTGATAAACTGGAAGAG GACATCAGCAGCTCTATGACCAATAGCACAGCTGCCAGTAGACCCCCAGTCACCCTGAGGCTGGTGGTCCCTGCTAGTCAGTGTGGCTCTCTCATTGGGAAAGGTGGTTGCAAGATCAAGGAAATACGTGAG AGTACAGGGGCTCAGGTCCAGGTGGCAGGGGATATGCTCCCCAACTCAACTGAGCGGGCCATCACTATTGCTGGCATTCCGCAGTCCATCATTGAGTGTGTGAAACAGATCTGCGTGGTCATGTTGGAG actCTCTCCCAGTCCCCCCCGAAGGGCGTGACCATCCCGTACCGGCCCAAGCCGTCCAGTTCTCCAGTCATCTTTGCAGGTGGTCAG GCCTATACCATTCAAGGACAGTATGCCATTCCACAGCCAGAT TTGACCAAGCTGCACCAGTTGGCAATGCAACAGTCTCATTTTCCCATGACGCATGGCAACACCGGATTCAGTG GCATTGAATCCAGCTCTCCAGAGGTGAAAGGCTATTGGg CAGGTTTGGATGCATCTGCTCAGACTACTTCTCATGAACTCACCATTCCAAACGAT TTGATTGGCTGCATAATCGGGCGTCAAGGCGCCAAAATCAATGAGATCCGTCAGATGTCTGGGGCGCAGATCAAAATTGCGAACCCAGTGGAAGGATCTACTGATAGGCAGGTTACCATCACTGGATCTGCTGCCAGCATTAGCCTGGCTCAATATCTAATCAATGTCAG TTTAGAAAACGCTAAACCCTCCTCCCAGGCAGCCTCCGTCACGATCCCTGATCACCTCAGCATCAACCTCTCTCAACCCTCcaccccttcttcttcttcttcctcctccaccaccaccccctcgcTCGCCACAGCGGGGACCTCCGACGCACCCTCCAGCCTCCCCAACCCTCTTCCGACCGCCCCTTGTGTCTCCAGTCTGCTTGGCATGAAACCCATCCCTCTCCTGGCTCTAAATGTTGTGTCTGCTGCTAAGGGTGCCGGGGCTTCagctaccaccaccaccacctctgccGTGCCATGTGTAACTAACAAACTGAAAAGCGAGAAACAGAGATTCTCTCCCTACTGA
- the PCBP2 gene encoding poly(rC)-binding protein 2 isoform X10, with product MDTGVIEGGLNVTLTIRLLMHGKEVGSIIGKKGESVKKMREESGARINISEGNCPERIITLAGPTNAIFKAFAMIIDKLEEDISSSMTNSTAASRPPVTLRLVVPASQCGSLIGKGGCKIKEIRESTGAQVQVAGDMLPNSTERAITIAGIPQSIIECVKQICVVMLESPPKGVTIPYRPKPSSSPVIFAGGQAYTIQGQYAIPQPDLTKLHQLAMQQSHFPMTHGNTGFSGIESSSPEVKGYWAGLDASAQTTSHELTIPNDLIGCIIGRQGAKINEIRQMSGAQIKIANPVEGSTDRQVTITGSAASISLAQYLINVSLENAKPSSQAASVTIPDHLSINLSQPSTPSSSSSSSTTTPSLATAGTSDAPSSLPNPLPTAPCVSSLLGMKPIPLLALNVVSAAKGAGASATTTTTSAVPCVTNKLKSEKQRFSPY from the exons ATGGACACCGGTGTGATTGAAGGTGGATTAAATGTCACTCTCACCATCCGGCTACTTATGCATGGAAAG GAAGTTGGCAGTATCATCGGAAAG AAAGGAGAATCAGTTAAGAAGATGCGTGAGGAG AGTGGTGCACGTATCAACATCTCAGAAGGGAATTGTCCTGAGAGGATTATCACTTTGGCTGGACCCACTAATGCCATCTTCAAAGCCTTTGCTATGATCATTGATAAACTGGAAGAG GACATCAGCAGCTCTATGACCAATAGCACAGCTGCCAGTAGACCCCCAGTCACCCTGAGGCTGGTGGTCCCTGCTAGTCAGTGTGGCTCTCTCATTGGGAAAGGTGGTTGCAAGATCAAGGAAATACGTGAG AGTACAGGGGCTCAGGTCCAGGTGGCAGGGGATATGCTCCCCAACTCAACTGAGCGGGCCATCACTATTGCTGGCATTCCGCAGTCCATCATTGAGTGTGTGAAACAGATCTGCGTGGTCATGTTGGAG TCCCCCCCGAAGGGCGTGACCATCCCGTACCGGCCCAAGCCGTCCAGTTCTCCAGTCATCTTTGCAGGTGGTCAG GCCTATACCATTCAAGGACAGTATGCCATTCCACAGCCAGAT TTGACCAAGCTGCACCAGTTGGCAATGCAACAGTCTCATTTTCCCATGACGCATGGCAACACCGGATTCAGTG GCATTGAATCCAGCTCTCCAGAGGTGAAAGGCTATTGGg CAGGTTTGGATGCATCTGCTCAGACTACTTCTCATGAACTCACCATTCCAAACGAT TTGATTGGCTGCATAATCGGGCGTCAAGGCGCCAAAATCAATGAGATCCGTCAGATGTCTGGGGCGCAGATCAAAATTGCGAACCCAGTGGAAGGATCTACTGATAGGCAGGTTACCATCACTGGATCTGCTGCCAGCATTAGCCTGGCTCAATATCTAATCAATGTCAG TTTAGAAAACGCTAAACCCTCCTCCCAGGCAGCCTCCGTCACGATCCCTGATCACCTCAGCATCAACCTCTCTCAACCCTCcaccccttcttcttcttcttcctcctccaccaccaccccctcgcTCGCCACAGCGGGGACCTCCGACGCACCCTCCAGCCTCCCCAACCCTCTTCCGACCGCCCCTTGTGTCTCCAGTCTGCTTGGCATGAAACCCATCCCTCTCCTGGCTCTAAATGTTGTGTCTGCTGCTAAGGGTGCCGGGGCTTCagctaccaccaccaccacctctgccGTGCCATGTGTAACTAACAAACTGAAAAGCGAGAAACAGAGATTCTCTCCCTACTGA